A stretch of Prunus dulcis chromosome 6, ALMONDv2, whole genome shotgun sequence DNA encodes these proteins:
- the LOC117631843 gene encoding TOM1-like protein 6 isoform X2: MIVASSSSSSSSATVAVDKATSDLLISPDWTMNIDICDSVNSHHWQAKDVVKAVKRRLQHKSSKVQFLALTLLETMVKNCGDYVHVQIAERNILGEMVKIVRKKRSGVEFPKHSLEAPAIFTPPVTQTTLRHAQAGYGMPSNSSRRLDETMATEMENLSLSSLDSMRNVMELLSDMLQAVNPSDRMAIKDEVIVDLVNRCRANQKKLMQMLTTTGDEELLARGLDLNDGLQSLLAKHDAIVSGLPVPTQATNVSPQPTEKSLSSSKHTEVKDSSASDSSPKPNTNLSATVGTMTKVQIYEDEEEEDEFAQLARRHIKPRAIPPQNTSSGSDDGLALVSTSSTINPSSTTATSVPSNALALPDPPAQVKTTKEQDMIDLLSITLSTTAASPDTTPHAPASNPQAAPSNGNMHQVPVSPSVQGNPYPSQPYPGNLGMASQNSYVVPWAQPQPQLQQQFRPQLQPQTQPQFQSQFQPQTQPQFHSQFQPQYSSGYPPPPWAATPGYSNNQNHLSANNMFSTPRANATTSYMPAQGARPLQHFNSFPARGINGSDNNGGFPVIPGPRSPAPAAGQKPFVPSYRLFEDLNVFGNADGKFKITNSNTSSSLSGTAGQGMVGGRK, translated from the exons atgatAGTAGCGTCGTCGTCATCATCGTCGTCCTCAGCTACTGTGGCTGTCGACAAGGCGACGAGCGATCTTCTGATAAGCCCTGATTGGACTATGAACATAGATATCTGTGATTCCGTCAATTCTCATCATTG GCAGGCAAAAGATGTCGTAAAAGCTGTAAAGAGACGTTTGCAGCATAAGAGCTCCAAAGTTCAATTTCTAGCCTTGACG CTTTTGGAGACAATGGTGAAGAACTGTGGTGATTATGTCCATGTTCAAATCGCAGAGAGAAATATACTAGGCGAGATGGTCAAAATTGTCAGAAAGAAG CGTTCTGGAGTAGAATTTCCCAAGCATTCATTAGAAGCACCTGCAATTTTTACACCGCCTGTTACACAGACAACATTGAGACATGCTCAAGCAGGATATGGAATGCCTAGCAATTCCTCAAGAAGGCTTGATGAAACGATGGCTACAGAAATGGAGAATTTAAG TTTGTCAAGCCTGGATTCTATGAGGAATGTTATGGAGCTTTTAAGTGACATGCTGCAAGCTGTGAACCCTAGTGACCGTATG GCCATAAAAGATGAGGTGATAGTCGATCTTGTCAACCGATGTCGTGCCAACCAGAAAAAACTGATGCAGATGCTAACTACAACTGG AGATGAAGAACTTCTTGCTCGAGGTCTCGATTTAAATGATGGTCTGCAAAGTTTGCTTGCAAAACATGATGCCATTGTTTCTGGTTTGCCTGTGCCAACTCAAGCTACAAATGTCAGTCCCCAGCCAACTGAAAAGTCTCTGTCCAGTTCCAAGCATACTGAAGTAAAAGACTCCAGCGCAAGTGACTCTAGTCCAAAACCTAATACTAATCTGTCTGCAACAGTTGGTACCATGACCAAGGTCCAGATttatgaagatgaagaagaggaagatgaattTGCACAGCTAGCTCGAAG GCATATTAAACCACGCGCAATACCTCCTCAAAACACATCTAGTGGCAGTGATGATGGTTTAGCGCTGGTGAGCACCAGCAGCACAATAAATCCATCTTCCACAACAGCTACATCTGTCCCAAGCAACGCATTAGCTCTGCCTGATCCACCAGCACAAGTTAAGACTACAAAAGAGCAGGATATGATCGACCTATTAAGTATCACTTTATCAACAACAGCTGCCTCCCCTGACACCACCCCTCATGCCCCAGCATCTAACCCTCAGGCTGCTCCATCCAACGGCAACATGCATCAGGTACCTGTTTCCCCCAGTGTACAAGGGAATCCCTATCCTTCACAACCTTATCCTGGAAATCTTGGGATGGCATCCCAAAACAGCTATGTTGTTCCGTGGGCACAACCTCAACCCCAACTCCAACAACAGTTCCGGCCACAATTACAACCTCAAACACAGCCTCAATTCCAGTCACAATTTCAACCTCAAACACAGCCTCAATTCCATTCACAATTTCAACCTCAATACTCATCTGGCTACCCCCCTCCACCATGGGCAGCTACACCTGGTTATTCTAACAACCAGAACCATTTGTCCGCCAATAATATGTTTTCAACTCCTCGGGCCAATGCAACCACATCTTATATGCCGGCACAAGGAGCTAGACCTCTGCAGCATTTTAATTCGTTTCCTGCGAGGGGAATCAATGGGTCAGATAACAATGGAGGTTTCCCAGTGATCCCTGGTCCTAGGAGTCCTGCCCCTGCAGCAGGACAAAAGCCCTTTGTTCCCTCATACCGATTATTTGAAGATCTGAACGTGTTTGGCAATGCAGATGGAAAGTTTAAGATTACAAACAGCAACACGTCGTCTAGCTTGTCTGGGACTGCCGGCCAAGGTATGGTGGGTGGGAGGAAGTGA
- the LOC117632191 gene encoding protein LURP-one-related 15-like, which yields MSFAVPVPSAGPSAPPLSNPVVVVNSQFLSSYPVDLVISEKLMTIKEGSFSISDVNGNVMFNVKGSVLSLHDHRVLVDSAGAPIVTFRQKILTAHRRWQVYKGDSSDSKELLFSAKKSGIIQLKTELDVFLASNTKEDTHDFKVKGSFKERSCTIYTKENTIIAQMHKQGGVKNRVLGQDAFSVTVYPQVDFGFVVAVVVILHEINQDRKGED from the exons ATGTCGTTTGCGGTGCCTGTGCCTTCAGCTGGACCAAGCGCTCCGCCTCTGTCGAACCCCGTGGTCGTGGTCAACTCACAGTTCCTATCATCCTACCCTGTGGATCTAGTCATTAGCGAGAAGCTCATGACCATTAAGGAGGGCTCATTTTCTATCTCCGATGTTAACGGCAACGTCATGTTCAACGTTAAAGGTTCTGTTCTCAGCCTTCATGATCATCGTGTGTTGGTTGACAGCGCCGGTGCTCCTATCGTCACATTTCGACAAAAG ATATTGACAGCACATAGGAGATGGCAAGTATACAAAGGAGATAGCTCAGACAGCAAAGAGCTACTTTTTAGTGCCAAGAAGTCGGGGATTATTCAACTAAAGACTGAATTGGATGTGTTCTTGGCTTCTAACACAAAAGAAGACACCCATGATTTCAAGGTCAAAGGCAGTTTTAAGGAAAGATCATGCACCATATATACTAAAGAGAACACCATCATTGCACAA ATGCATAAGCAAGGTGGTGTTAAAAATCGTGTGTTAGGACAAGATGCGTTTTCAGTGACAGTGTACCCTCAGGTTGATTTCGGATTTGTAGTTGCTGTTGTGGTGATTCTTCATGAGATTAATCAGGATCGAAAGGGGGAAGATTAG
- the LOC117631843 gene encoding TOM1-like protein 6 isoform X1: protein MIVASSSSSSSSATVAVDKATSDLLISPDWTMNIDICDSVNSHHWQAKDVVKAVKRRLQHKSSKVQFLALTLLETMVKNCGDYVHVQIAERNILGEMVKIVRKKADMQVREKILILLDCWQEAFGGPGGKHPQYYWACEELRRSGVEFPKHSLEAPAIFTPPVTQTTLRHAQAGYGMPSNSSRRLDETMATEMENLSLSSLDSMRNVMELLSDMLQAVNPSDRMAIKDEVIVDLVNRCRANQKKLMQMLTTTGDEELLARGLDLNDGLQSLLAKHDAIVSGLPVPTQATNVSPQPTEKSLSSSKHTEVKDSSASDSSPKPNTNLSATVGTMTKVQIYEDEEEEDEFAQLARRHIKPRAIPPQNTSSGSDDGLALVSTSSTINPSSTTATSVPSNALALPDPPAQVKTTKEQDMIDLLSITLSTTAASPDTTPHAPASNPQAAPSNGNMHQVPVSPSVQGNPYPSQPYPGNLGMASQNSYVVPWAQPQPQLQQQFRPQLQPQTQPQFQSQFQPQTQPQFHSQFQPQYSSGYPPPPWAATPGYSNNQNHLSANNMFSTPRANATTSYMPAQGARPLQHFNSFPARGINGSDNNGGFPVIPGPRSPAPAAGQKPFVPSYRLFEDLNVFGNADGKFKITNSNTSSSLSGTAGQGMVGGRK, encoded by the exons atgatAGTAGCGTCGTCGTCATCATCGTCGTCCTCAGCTACTGTGGCTGTCGACAAGGCGACGAGCGATCTTCTGATAAGCCCTGATTGGACTATGAACATAGATATCTGTGATTCCGTCAATTCTCATCATTG GCAGGCAAAAGATGTCGTAAAAGCTGTAAAGAGACGTTTGCAGCATAAGAGCTCCAAAGTTCAATTTCTAGCCTTGACG CTTTTGGAGACAATGGTGAAGAACTGTGGTGATTATGTCCATGTTCAAATCGCAGAGAGAAATATACTAGGCGAGATGGTCAAAATTGTCAGAAAGAAG GCAGATATGCAGGTAAGGGAAAAAATCTTAATATTGCTGGACTGTTGGCAAGAGGCATTTGGTGGACCTGGAGGAAAACATCCTCAGTACTACTGGGCATGCGAAGAACTAAGG CGTTCTGGAGTAGAATTTCCCAAGCATTCATTAGAAGCACCTGCAATTTTTACACCGCCTGTTACACAGACAACATTGAGACATGCTCAAGCAGGATATGGAATGCCTAGCAATTCCTCAAGAAGGCTTGATGAAACGATGGCTACAGAAATGGAGAATTTAAG TTTGTCAAGCCTGGATTCTATGAGGAATGTTATGGAGCTTTTAAGTGACATGCTGCAAGCTGTGAACCCTAGTGACCGTATG GCCATAAAAGATGAGGTGATAGTCGATCTTGTCAACCGATGTCGTGCCAACCAGAAAAAACTGATGCAGATGCTAACTACAACTGG AGATGAAGAACTTCTTGCTCGAGGTCTCGATTTAAATGATGGTCTGCAAAGTTTGCTTGCAAAACATGATGCCATTGTTTCTGGTTTGCCTGTGCCAACTCAAGCTACAAATGTCAGTCCCCAGCCAACTGAAAAGTCTCTGTCCAGTTCCAAGCATACTGAAGTAAAAGACTCCAGCGCAAGTGACTCTAGTCCAAAACCTAATACTAATCTGTCTGCAACAGTTGGTACCATGACCAAGGTCCAGATttatgaagatgaagaagaggaagatgaattTGCACAGCTAGCTCGAAG GCATATTAAACCACGCGCAATACCTCCTCAAAACACATCTAGTGGCAGTGATGATGGTTTAGCGCTGGTGAGCACCAGCAGCACAATAAATCCATCTTCCACAACAGCTACATCTGTCCCAAGCAACGCATTAGCTCTGCCTGATCCACCAGCACAAGTTAAGACTACAAAAGAGCAGGATATGATCGACCTATTAAGTATCACTTTATCAACAACAGCTGCCTCCCCTGACACCACCCCTCATGCCCCAGCATCTAACCCTCAGGCTGCTCCATCCAACGGCAACATGCATCAGGTACCTGTTTCCCCCAGTGTACAAGGGAATCCCTATCCTTCACAACCTTATCCTGGAAATCTTGGGATGGCATCCCAAAACAGCTATGTTGTTCCGTGGGCACAACCTCAACCCCAACTCCAACAACAGTTCCGGCCACAATTACAACCTCAAACACAGCCTCAATTCCAGTCACAATTTCAACCTCAAACACAGCCTCAATTCCATTCACAATTTCAACCTCAATACTCATCTGGCTACCCCCCTCCACCATGGGCAGCTACACCTGGTTATTCTAACAACCAGAACCATTTGTCCGCCAATAATATGTTTTCAACTCCTCGGGCCAATGCAACCACATCTTATATGCCGGCACAAGGAGCTAGACCTCTGCAGCATTTTAATTCGTTTCCTGCGAGGGGAATCAATGGGTCAGATAACAATGGAGGTTTCCCAGTGATCCCTGGTCCTAGGAGTCCTGCCCCTGCAGCAGGACAAAAGCCCTTTGTTCCCTCATACCGATTATTTGAAGATCTGAACGTGTTTGGCAATGCAGATGGAAAGTTTAAGATTACAAACAGCAACACGTCGTCTAGCTTGTCTGGGACTGCCGGCCAAGGTATGGTGGGTGGGAGGAAGTGA